In Perognathus longimembris pacificus isolate PPM17 chromosome 3, ASM2315922v1, whole genome shotgun sequence, a single window of DNA contains:
- the LOC125347957 gene encoding olfactory receptor 10H1-like, protein MQDPNSTSLSEFVLVGFASFPRLQPLFFLLFLLMYLFTLLGNLLIMATVGLERSLHTPMYLFLCTLSLSEVFYTVVIIPRMLADLLSTRHTIAFPACACQMFFSFAFGFTHSFLLTIMGYDRYVAICHPLRYNVLMDPRGCACLLGCSWAGGFLMGLVVTTAIFHLHFCGPNHIHHFFCHVPPLLKLACGPDVLLVARAVGLVCIAALLGCCLLILLSYAFIVGTILRIPSAEGRHKAFSTCASHLTVVIVHYGFASVIYLKPRGPPSLEGDTLMGITYTVLTPFLSPIIFSLRNKELKVAMKKTFLHKFHLQHT, encoded by the coding sequence ATGCAGGACCCAAACTCCACTTCCCTCTCTGAATTCGTCCTTGTGGGCTTTGCCTCCTTCCCTCGCCTGCAGcccctcttcttcctgctcttcctgctcATGTACCTCTTCACGTTGCTAGGCAACCTGCTCATCATGGCCACCGTGGGCCTGGAGCGCAGCCTCCACACGCCCATGTACCTCTTCCTGTGCACCCTGTCCCTCTCCGAGGTCTTCTACACTGTGGTCATCATCCCACGCATGCTGGCCGACCTGCTCTCCACACGCCACACCATCGCCTTCCCCGCCTGTGCCTGCCAGATGTTCTTCTCCTTTGCCTTCGGCTTCACCCACTCCTTCCTCCTCACCATCATGGGCTATGACCGCTACGTGGCCATCTGCCACCCCCTGCGCTACAATGTCCTCATGGACCCTCGGGGCTGCGCCTGCCTGCTGGGCTGCTCCTGGGCCGGCGGCTTTCTCATGGGCCTGGTGGTCACCACAGCCATTTtccacctccatttctgtgggCCCAATCACATCCATCATTTCTTCTGCCATGTGCCACCACTGCTGAAGCTGGCCTGTGGCCCTGACGTCCTGCTGGTGGCCAGGGCCGTGGGCCTCGTGTGCATTGCCGCCCTGCTGGGCTGTTGCCTCCTCATCCTCCTGTCCTATGCCTTCATCGTGGGGACCATCCTGAGGATCCCCTCAGCCGAGGGGCGCCACAAGGCCTTCTCTACCTGTGCATCCCACCTCACCGTGGTCATCGTGCACTATGGCTTTGCCTCTGTCATCTACCTCAAGCCCAGGGGCCCCCCGTCTCTGGAGGGGGACACCCTGATGGGCATCACCTACACCGTCCTCACACCTTTCCTCAGCCCCATCATCTTCAGCCTCAGGAACAAGGAGCTCAAGGTCGCCATGAAGAAGACTTTCCTCCACAAATTCCATCTCCAGCACACGTGA